Proteins from one Planctomyces sp. SH-PL62 genomic window:
- a CDS encoding DUF1559 domain-containing protein: MLRDARRGITLIELLVVVAIVGLLTAILVPAAMRARESARRAQCASHLHNLGIALHQHQGARGTFPSGAGPRSLHWKLLPFLGYEALARSTIDDRTASIPIPGSYLCPSDTARTAALSRFATNYAGNAGLLGREPVSDWDGAFLDTELSPHDVPDGLSATAGVAEWIVGPGDVARPSRLGSIHTLDIQFPDTPAGPDAFLQACATLNDLRTGPAAVPFKGSYWFRGRLGHSLYTHALTLDRPSCRAAPDLNAITAGSLHGNGGHVLFLDGGVRFLRDAIHPAVWKALGTRAGGESILGDTY, from the coding sequence ATGCTCCGCGACGCACGCCGCGGCATCACCCTCATCGAGCTGCTGGTCGTGGTCGCCATCGTCGGCTTGCTCACGGCGATCCTCGTGCCGGCCGCGATGCGGGCCCGGGAGTCGGCCCGGCGGGCGCAGTGCGCCTCGCACCTTCACAACCTGGGCATCGCCCTGCACCAGCACCAGGGGGCGCGGGGGACGTTCCCTTCGGGGGCCGGCCCGCGCTCACTCCACTGGAAGCTCCTACCGTTCCTGGGATACGAGGCCCTGGCGCGGTCGACCATCGACGACCGGACGGCGTCGATCCCGATCCCGGGGTCCTACCTCTGCCCCTCCGACACCGCCCGGACCGCCGCGCTCTCCCGCTTCGCGACCAACTACGCGGGGAACGCCGGGCTGCTCGGCCGCGAGCCCGTCTCGGACTGGGACGGGGCCTTCCTCGACACGGAGCTGTCCCCCCACGACGTCCCCGACGGCCTCAGCGCGACCGCCGGCGTCGCCGAGTGGATCGTCGGTCCCGGCGACGTCGCGCGGCCGTCCCGGCTCGGGTCGATCCACACCCTCGACATCCAGTTCCCCGATACGCCCGCCGGCCCCGACGCCTTCCTTCAGGCCTGCGCCACATTGAACGACCTGCGGACGGGCCCGGCGGCCGTGCCCTTCAAGGGCTCGTACTGGTTCCGGGGCCGGCTCGGCCATTCCCTGTACACCCACGCCTTGACCCTGGATCGGCCCTCCTGCCGCGCAGCGCCCGACCTCAATGCCATCACCGCCGGCAGCCTCCACGGCAACGGCGGCCACGTCCTGTTCCTCGACGGCGGCGTCCGGTTCCTCAGGGACGCCATCCACCCCGCCGTCTGGAAGGCCCTCGGCACCCGCGCCGGGGGAGAGTCGATCCTGGGCGACACATACTGA
- a CDS encoding beta-galactosidase, giving the protein MQRFRHSRMRLAAMAVAVLIPTSAFALSVRVEVRNGAPQLIVDGRPVRARMFFGIPGSAPIAIGPEAKEVRFEFVATESADDGTMHFRCGAKPGEVDVDDLRVVEMEDGREVIPLQDFEAGPGSFSRAWTFWPTGAQNTVGAAAVQAGAGKGGSASLRIALKAPAAGGEWPDFHVFHHSRLKLIKGRRYEATFWVRSSVARDLNVAFYRPGSSFVYLGGPPGPYETEIQLAAGVGVDFVGFPMDLPWPEPGKPADWSAVDSACEQVLRVNPRALLLPRVGLYPPAWWSARHPGEAMRWDDGATRNAVPASARFREDASARLRELVEHVEAKFGDHVAGYHPTGQNTGEWFYEETWGDALNGYAPADLAAWRLWLRARYQTDDALRKAWNDPGASLDAAAVPSPKDRRAAPNGIFRDPRVERPILDWSTFQQEAMADCVLSLAKSVREGSQGRKLSVFFYGYLFEFGAVRLGPAISGHYALRRVLDSPDVDVLCSPISYFDRGLGEGAPAMTAAESVALAGKMWLVEDDTRTYLARGSTFPGAESGVDTLEETNKILLRNVGQQAVRNLATWWMDLGATGWFNDRRLWDEMKRLEAIDGPLLDNPVAYRPEVAAVIDEASLTRIAAGGQVVSRPAVYEARRALGRAGAPYGQYLIDDVIAGKVDARLYVILDAWSLTAEQRAELRWATRGKGVVWCYAPGWYDGEVPSPEAMRELTGFRLEPSLAARAWADPTQAGKALGLSRGFGVEAHVRPTFAATDAKESEILARYPDGSPALALRDGTVDGEFSLFVGPPGLTSEVLRLASRKAGVHLYTEVDCNVYANGPFVVLHASQDGAVKLQLPRGRAGAIDALTGETLPGGAAPVLPMKLGDTRILRSP; this is encoded by the coding sequence ATGCAGCGATTTCGCCACTCACGAATGAGGCTTGCGGCGATGGCCGTCGCGGTCTTGATCCCGACGTCGGCGTTCGCGCTCTCGGTCCGGGTCGAGGTCCGGAACGGGGCGCCGCAACTGATCGTGGACGGTCGACCGGTCCGGGCGCGGATGTTCTTCGGGATTCCGGGCTCGGCGCCGATCGCGATCGGGCCGGAGGCGAAGGAGGTCCGGTTCGAGTTCGTCGCGACCGAATCGGCCGACGACGGGACGATGCACTTCCGCTGCGGCGCGAAGCCCGGCGAGGTCGACGTCGACGACCTGCGGGTCGTCGAAATGGAGGACGGCCGCGAGGTGATCCCGCTCCAGGACTTCGAAGCCGGGCCGGGATCGTTCTCCCGCGCCTGGACCTTCTGGCCGACGGGCGCCCAGAACACGGTGGGCGCGGCGGCCGTCCAGGCGGGTGCGGGGAAGGGGGGATCGGCGTCGTTGCGGATCGCTCTGAAGGCCCCGGCGGCCGGAGGCGAATGGCCCGACTTCCACGTCTTTCACCATTCGCGGTTGAAGCTCATCAAGGGGAGACGCTACGAGGCGACGTTCTGGGTCCGGTCGAGCGTGGCTCGCGACCTGAACGTCGCGTTCTACCGGCCGGGCTCGTCGTTCGTCTACCTCGGCGGGCCTCCGGGACCGTACGAGACCGAGATCCAACTCGCGGCCGGCGTGGGCGTGGACTTCGTCGGTTTCCCGATGGACCTCCCCTGGCCCGAGCCCGGCAAGCCCGCCGATTGGTCGGCCGTCGACTCGGCCTGCGAGCAGGTGCTGCGCGTGAATCCCCGGGCGCTCCTGCTGCCTCGCGTGGGCCTCTATCCGCCCGCCTGGTGGAGCGCGCGACATCCGGGCGAGGCCATGCGCTGGGACGACGGGGCGACCCGGAACGCCGTCCCCGCCTCGGCCCGGTTCCGCGAGGACGCCTCCGCCCGGCTCCGGGAACTGGTGGAGCACGTCGAGGCGAAGTTCGGCGACCACGTCGCCGGCTACCACCCGACCGGCCAGAACACCGGCGAGTGGTTCTACGAGGAGACCTGGGGCGACGCCCTCAACGGCTACGCCCCGGCCGACCTCGCCGCCTGGCGCCTCTGGCTCCGCGCCCGCTACCAGACCGACGACGCGCTCCGCAAGGCTTGGAACGATCCCGGCGCGAGCCTGGACGCCGCGGCCGTCCCCTCGCCGAAGGACCGGCGTGCGGCGCCCAACGGGATCTTCCGCGACCCCAGGGTCGAGAGGCCGATCCTCGACTGGTCGACGTTCCAGCAGGAGGCGATGGCCGATTGCGTCCTGTCGCTGGCGAAGTCCGTCCGCGAGGGGTCGCAAGGGCGGAAGCTCTCCGTCTTCTTCTACGGCTACCTGTTCGAGTTCGGTGCGGTGCGGCTCGGCCCGGCGATCTCCGGCCACTACGCCCTGCGCCGGGTCCTGGACTCGCCGGACGTCGACGTCCTCTGCTCGCCGATCTCGTACTTCGACCGGGGGCTGGGCGAGGGGGCGCCCGCGATGACCGCCGCCGAGAGCGTGGCGCTGGCGGGCAAGATGTGGCTCGTCGAGGACGACACCCGGACCTACCTGGCGCGCGGCAGCACGTTCCCCGGCGCGGAGTCCGGCGTCGACACGCTGGAGGAGACCAACAAGATCCTCCTCCGCAACGTCGGCCAGCAGGCCGTGCGGAACCTCGCGACCTGGTGGATGGACCTGGGCGCGACCGGCTGGTTCAACGACCGCCGCCTCTGGGACGAGATGAAGCGTCTGGAAGCCATCGACGGCCCCCTGCTGGACAACCCCGTCGCCTATCGCCCGGAGGTCGCCGCCGTGATCGACGAGGCGAGCCTGACCCGGATCGCGGCCGGCGGCCAGGTCGTGAGCCGTCCCGCCGTGTACGAGGCTCGGAGAGCCCTCGGGCGAGCCGGCGCGCCGTACGGTCAGTACCTGATCGACGACGTGATCGCCGGCAAGGTGGACGCCCGGCTATACGTGATCCTCGACGCCTGGAGCCTGACCGCCGAGCAACGCGCCGAGCTTCGATGGGCCACGCGGGGCAAGGGGGTGGTCTGGTGCTACGCCCCCGGCTGGTACGACGGCGAGGTCCCCTCGCCTGAGGCCATGCGGGAACTGACCGGCTTCCGCCTCGAGCCCAGCCTGGCCGCTCGGGCATGGGCCGATCCGACGCAGGCCGGCAAGGCCCTGGGACTCTCCAGAGGCTTCGGGGTGGAAGCCCACGTCCGCCCGACCTTCGCGGCGACCGACGCGAAGGAGTCCGAGATCCTCGCCCGGTATCCCGACGGCTCGCCGGCCCTCGCGCTCCGGGATGGGACCGTCGATGGGGAGTTCTCGCTGTTCGTCGGCCCGCCGGGACTCACCTCGGAAGTGCTGCGGCTGGCCTCGCGGAAGGCGGGCGTCCACCTCTACACGGAGGTGGATTGCAACGTGTACGCGAACGGCCCGTTCGTCGTCCTCCACGCCAGCCAGGACGGCGCGGTCAAACTCCAGCTCCCTCGCGGTCGGGCCGGGGCGATCGACGCCCTGACCGGCGAGACGCTCCCCGGCGGCGCCGCGCCGGTGCTCCCCATGAAGCTGGGCGACACCCGGATCTTGCGTTCCCCGTGA
- a CDS encoding M16 family metallopeptidase — MARRLKSHSTIAKVGSQPVFERVLGNGLKILVLPRKGVRIVVCDLFYPVGSFDEPPGKSGIAHFLEHMLFKGTERFPKGSIDQMAFVAGGQANADTGEDRTHYWFSLPADRWELALEIEADRMTSARFDPREVEAERQVIGEERARDAESALSRLEQNHQALSYLRHPYRNPVLGWPRDVASITVEDLEAFYRRHYRPDGAVIVFAGDLDPERALDRAEERFGAIPPGSTPRGRPEGDESPQAGRRDFVLAEADALPRGVLGWHTVPSQHPDAPALDVLADVLSAGRRSRLWRSLVEDDHLAGWVEAQHAPGRQGGQFLVQIEATDERIDPDEVEDAVLDILDDLTVRGPSEEEMARVRNRFEAGWRWDQEDILALACGVGEAALWGDWRDWQADHAAALAVDAAAVRRVAGKYLLEDNLTAGWLLRSGTDEVPAPRTPEIRRGTVARTEPAPLIFASDLPATVGRARPKLVDYRPRRFVLANGLRVIHERRADVGVAAVDFYVEGGWVREAAPGAAALTSRMLEEGCEGRTAQEVAAAIEDVGGSLEFSSAWSALRARSEDLALGLEILADVARRPAFPAESLAWTKQRLIAELKSDLEDPAFRADQEFRRLIYGDHPLGRDYRGGLRELRRLTRDDVVAHHRRHFSPENAFLVVVGEFDAARLKRLVEAHFGDWEQGGAAPPTWPALGEVGPPRSRRISCPGEQVHIVMGHRGISRHDADFDALLILDHILGSGPGFSDRLGRIVRDEMGLVYSIGGGATDSADVLPGVFRIYAGTRPEEADRVVAAVSEQIRAMHDGDFSDDEVIRVQRYLTGASLFELQTVEQRAERLVDLERLGLPLDEPRTWPARIAAVTPARVRDAARRRLSPDGLFRVELGPASRTTRRAPGRRR, encoded by the coding sequence ATGGCTCGACGGCTCAAGTCGCATTCCACCATCGCCAAGGTGGGTTCCCAGCCCGTTTTCGAACGGGTCCTGGGCAACGGCCTGAAGATCCTGGTCCTGCCTCGGAAGGGGGTCCGGATCGTCGTCTGCGACCTGTTCTATCCGGTCGGCTCGTTCGACGAACCCCCAGGGAAGTCGGGGATCGCCCACTTCCTCGAGCACATGCTCTTCAAGGGGACCGAGCGCTTCCCCAAGGGGAGCATCGACCAGATGGCGTTCGTCGCGGGGGGCCAGGCCAACGCCGACACCGGCGAGGACCGCACCCACTACTGGTTCTCGCTCCCCGCCGACCGCTGGGAGCTGGCGCTGGAGATCGAGGCCGACCGCATGACCTCGGCGCGATTCGACCCCCGCGAGGTCGAGGCCGAGCGCCAGGTCATCGGCGAGGAGCGGGCTCGCGACGCGGAGTCGGCCCTGTCCCGGCTGGAGCAGAACCACCAGGCGCTCTCCTACCTGCGGCACCCGTACCGAAACCCGGTGCTGGGCTGGCCCCGCGACGTGGCGTCGATCACCGTCGAGGACCTGGAGGCCTTCTACCGCCGCCATTACCGGCCCGACGGCGCGGTGATCGTGTTCGCCGGCGACCTGGACCCGGAGCGGGCGCTGGATAGGGCCGAGGAACGGTTCGGGGCGATCCCCCCCGGCTCGACGCCTCGGGGCCGTCCCGAAGGCGATGAGTCGCCCCAGGCCGGTCGCCGCGACTTCGTGCTCGCCGAAGCCGACGCGCTGCCTCGGGGCGTCCTCGGCTGGCACACCGTCCCGTCGCAGCATCCCGACGCCCCGGCGCTCGACGTCCTGGCCGACGTCCTCTCCGCCGGCCGGCGATCCCGGCTCTGGCGGTCGCTGGTCGAGGACGATCACCTCGCCGGCTGGGTCGAGGCGCAGCACGCGCCGGGACGGCAGGGGGGGCAGTTCCTGGTCCAGATCGAGGCGACCGACGAGCGGATCGACCCGGACGAGGTGGAAGACGCGGTCCTCGACATCCTCGACGACCTGACCGTCCGGGGGCCTTCCGAGGAGGAGATGGCCCGCGTCCGCAACCGCTTCGAGGCCGGCTGGCGGTGGGACCAGGAAGACATCCTGGCCCTGGCCTGCGGCGTGGGTGAGGCCGCCCTCTGGGGCGACTGGCGAGACTGGCAGGCCGACCACGCCGCCGCGCTGGCCGTCGACGCGGCGGCCGTCCGGCGGGTCGCCGGGAAGTATCTGCTGGAGGACAACCTCACCGCCGGCTGGCTGCTTCGCTCCGGCACGGACGAGGTCCCCGCCCCGAGGACGCCCGAGATCCGCCGCGGGACGGTGGCCCGCACCGAGCCCGCGCCGCTGATCTTCGCCTCCGACCTGCCCGCGACGGTCGGCCGCGCGCGGCCCAAGCTGGTGGACTACCGCCCCCGGCGGTTCGTCCTGGCCAACGGCCTGCGGGTCATCCACGAGCGGCGGGCGGACGTCGGCGTGGCGGCCGTCGACTTCTACGTCGAGGGGGGCTGGGTCCGCGAGGCGGCCCCCGGCGCGGCGGCCCTCACCAGCCGGATGCTGGAGGAAGGCTGCGAGGGCCGGACCGCCCAGGAGGTCGCCGCCGCCATCGAGGACGTCGGCGGCTCGCTGGAGTTCAGCTCCGCCTGGAGCGCCCTGCGGGCCCGATCCGAGGACCTGGCCCTGGGCCTGGAGATCCTGGCGGACGTGGCGCGACGGCCCGCCTTCCCGGCCGAGTCGCTCGCCTGGACCAAGCAGCGGCTCATCGCCGAACTCAAGAGCGACCTGGAAGACCCCGCGTTCCGGGCCGACCAGGAATTCCGACGGCTGATCTACGGCGACCATCCCCTTGGCCGCGACTACCGAGGGGGCCTGCGCGAGCTCCGTCGGCTGACCCGCGACGACGTCGTCGCGCACCATCGCCGCCATTTCTCCCCCGAGAACGCGTTCCTCGTCGTCGTCGGCGAGTTCGACGCGGCCCGGCTGAAGCGGCTGGTCGAGGCCCACTTCGGCGACTGGGAGCAGGGCGGGGCGGCTCCCCCCACCTGGCCGGCGTTGGGAGAGGTCGGCCCCCCCCGATCGCGCCGGATCTCCTGCCCGGGCGAGCAGGTCCACATCGTGATGGGCCATCGCGGCATCTCCCGCCATGACGCCGACTTCGACGCGCTGCTGATCCTGGACCACATCCTGGGGAGCGGCCCCGGCTTCTCCGACCGGTTGGGGCGGATCGTCCGCGACGAGATGGGGCTGGTCTACAGCATCGGGGGGGGGGCGACCGACTCGGCCGACGTCCTGCCGGGGGTCTTCCGCATCTACGCCGGGACCCGGCCCGAGGAGGCCGACCGGGTCGTCGCGGCCGTCTCCGAACAGATCCGGGCGATGCACGACGGCGACTTTTCCGACGACGAGGTGATCCGAGTCCAGCGCTATCTGACCGGAGCCTCGCT